A DNA window from Litorivicinus lipolyticus contains the following coding sequences:
- a CDS encoding substrate-binding protein codes for MTTKSSDFSRRTFVKGSAAATAAGAVAPSLFIPNATAAGAFRNDPTNQATVKLGFNVPQSGAYADEGADELRAFKLAVKHLNGEGDGGMMNTMKPLSLKGNGILGKKVEYVTGDTQTKSDAARASAKRMIEKDGVIMFSGGSSSGVAIAVQSLAQEMGTIFMAGLTHSNDTTGKDRRRYGFRHFFNAHMSGAALAPVLEAEYGRDRQVYHLTADYTWGWSQEKSIQDFTASQAGWQTKAAVRTPVGAGDFSQYITPVLNSGADVLVLNHYGKDMVNSLTQAIQFGLRDKQVNGKDFQIVVPLFSRLMAQGAGENIKGILGSTGWNWKLQDEGSRAFVKSFGQEYGFPPSQAAHTCYCQTMLYADAVERAGTFNPEEVIKQLEDHTFDGMGNGETLYRGADHQCFKDVLVVRGNENPSSQFDLLDVQQIVPRAKVEYPEDTYPGELGPYKV; via the coding sequence ATGACTACAAAATCATCTGATTTTTCACGTCGTACCTTTGTAAAAGGCAGTGCTGCTGCCACCGCAGCAGGTGCTGTTGCACCGAGCCTGTTCATTCCCAACGCCACAGCGGCCGGCGCGTTCCGTAACGACCCGACCAACCAAGCCACCGTTAAACTCGGCTTCAACGTTCCCCAGTCTGGCGCTTACGCCGACGAAGGCGCCGACGAATTGCGCGCGTTCAAACTGGCCGTCAAACACCTGAACGGTGAAGGCGACGGCGGCATGATGAACACCATGAAACCGTTAAGCCTGAAAGGTAACGGTATCCTGGGCAAGAAAGTCGAATACGTCACCGGTGACACCCAGACCAAATCAGACGCGGCCCGTGCTTCGGCCAAGCGCATGATCGAAAAAGACGGCGTCATCATGTTCTCTGGCGGTTCATCGTCAGGCGTGGCGATCGCGGTTCAGTCACTGGCCCAAGAAATGGGCACCATTTTCATGGCCGGCTTGACCCACTCTAACGACACCACCGGCAAAGACCGTCGCCGTTATGGCTTCCGTCACTTCTTCAACGCCCACATGTCCGGTGCCGCATTGGCCCCCGTACTGGAAGCCGAATACGGCCGCGATCGCCAGGTCTACCACCTGACGGCTGACTACACCTGGGGCTGGTCACAAGAGAAGTCGATCCAAGACTTCACCGCATCCCAGGCTGGCTGGCAGACCAAAGCGGCGGTTCGTACGCCCGTTGGCGCCGGTGACTTCTCACAGTACATCACCCCCGTTTTGAACTCCGGTGCCGACGTACTGGTCTTGAACCACTACGGCAAAGACATGGTCAACTCACTGACCCAGGCCATTCAATTCGGTCTGCGTGACAAGCAAGTCAACGGCAAGGACTTCCAAATCGTTGTGCCGCTGTTCTCACGCTTGATGGCACAGGGTGCTGGCGAAAACATCAAAGGTATCTTGGGTTCAACCGGTTGGAACTGGAAACTGCAAGACGAAGGCTCACGCGCATTCGTCAAGTCGTTCGGCCAGGAATATGGCTTCCCGCCCTCACAGGCAGCGCACACCTGCTACTGCCAGACCATGTTGTACGCAGACGCGGTCGAACGTGCCGGCACATTCAACCCCGAAGAAGTGATCAAGCAGTTGGAAGATCACACCTTTGACGGCATGGGTAACGGCGAAACACTTTACCGCGGCGCGGATCACCAGTGCTTCAAGGACGTGTTGGTCGTACGTGGTAACGAAAATCCGTCAAGCCAGTTCGATCTGCTAGACGTTCAGCAAATCGTGCCGCGCGCGAAGGTCGAGTACCCAGAGGACACCTACCCCGGCGAACTCGGACCCTACAAGGTCTAA
- the tatC gene encoding twin-arginine translocase subunit TatC, with product MSQTKSDMPLIDHLIELRDRLLRMVIVISVLFIGMVAFANDIYTFVAAPLQDILPEGASMIATEVASPFLAPFKLTLWVAVIVAMPFLLSQLWGFIAPALYDNERKLMLPLMVSSVGLFYSGLAFAYAVVLPLVFGFFTAIGPDGVQVMTDINSYLSFVLTLFFVFGLAFEIPVAIFLLIRTGMVEPAALAAKRAYVFLACFVVGMLVTPPDVISQTILAVPMYALFEVGLLLGRLTHKPDPIDAVDDEIERGFQQTDDR from the coding sequence ATGAGCCAAACTAAATCGGATATGCCGCTAATCGACCACCTAATCGAACTGCGTGATCGGTTGTTGCGCATGGTGATTGTGATTTCGGTACTGTTTATCGGCATGGTCGCTTTTGCCAACGACATCTACACCTTTGTCGCCGCGCCCTTACAAGACATCCTGCCCGAGGGCGCAAGCATGATTGCGACCGAGGTCGCATCGCCCTTCTTGGCGCCCTTCAAGCTGACACTGTGGGTCGCCGTGATCGTCGCCATGCCGTTTTTGCTGTCCCAGTTATGGGGTTTCATCGCCCCGGCCCTGTACGACAACGAACGCAAGTTAATGCTGCCGCTGATGGTGTCCTCAGTCGGTCTGTTCTATTCCGGGTTGGCCTTTGCCTACGCGGTTGTGCTGCCACTGGTGTTTGGGTTCTTTACCGCGATCGGCCCGGACGGTGTCCAGGTCATGACCGACATTAACTCCTACTTAAGCTTCGTGCTGACCTTGTTCTTTGTGTTTGGACTGGCCTTCGAGATCCCCGTGGCGATCTTTTTGCTGATCCGCACCGGCATGGTCGAACCGGCCGCACTGGCAGCCAAGCGTGCCTATGTATTCCTCGCCTGTTTCGTCGTCGGCATGCTGGTAACCCCGCCTGACGTCATCAGCCAAACCATTTTGGCAGTGCCCATGTATGCCCTGTTCGAAGTCGGCCTACTGCTGGGACGGCTGACGCACAAGCCCGATCCGATCGACGCCGTCGACGACGAAATCGAGCGCGGCTTTCAACAAACCGACGACCGCTAG
- the tatB gene encoding Sec-independent protein translocase protein TatB — MFDVGFTEIVLIAVIGLIVIGPERLPKAARTAGMWIGKIKRSVSTIQADVQRELAADEIRASLKANGKLGDDVSEFGRALTQDILAPSNAGDSSTDAPEPAPFDPASFTETDLSSVPSPVNPKAQDDSPSEADKRP; from the coding sequence GTGTTCGACGTTGGCTTTACCGAGATCGTTTTAATTGCGGTCATTGGTTTGATCGTGATTGGTCCCGAACGCCTGCCCAAGGCGGCACGCACGGCTGGCATGTGGATCGGCAAGATCAAGCGCAGCGTCAGCACCATTCAAGCTGATGTCCAGCGCGAACTGGCGGCCGACGAAATCCGTGCATCCCTTAAAGCCAACGGCAAACTGGGCGATGACGTGTCCGAATTCGGACGCGCCCTAACCCAGGACATCTTGGCACCCAGTAACGCCGGCGACTCAAGCACCGACGCGCCGGAACCGGCACCCTTTGATCCGGCCAGTTTCACCGAGACCGACCTGTCCAGCGTGCCCTCGCCGGTTAATCCGAAGGCCCAAGACGATAGCCCGAGCGAAGCAGACAAACGACCATGA
- the tatA gene encoding twin-arginine translocase TatA/TatE family subunit, with amino-acid sequence MGIGGVSVWQLLIILAILIMVFGTKKLRGLGGDLGGAVKGFKKAMSEDKAAEDDTTAKSEVADDTDKKA; translated from the coding sequence ATGGGCATCGGCGGCGTTAGCGTTTGGCAATTACTGATTATTTTGGCCATTTTGATCATGGTCTTTGGCACCAAAAAACTGCGGGGGCTGGGCGGCGACCTGGGTGGCGCGGTTAAGGGCTTCAAAAAAGCCATGAGTGAAGACAAGGCGGCGGAAGACGACACCACAGCGAAATCCGAAGTGGCTGACGACACCGACAAAAAGGCCTAA
- a CDS encoding histidine triad nucleotide-binding protein has protein sequence MSDCLFCKLLNGDIPSDRVYEDEHCIAFRDIDPKAPTHLLVIPRKHIASLADVSPADEAIMGHMVTRIPEIARNQGLERGFRTVVNTGPEGGQEVYHIHFHILGGRQMAALS, from the coding sequence ATGAGTGACTGCCTGTTCTGCAAGCTATTGAACGGCGACATCCCCAGCGATCGTGTCTACGAAGACGAGCATTGCATCGCCTTTCGTGACATCGATCCGAAAGCTCCGACGCACCTGTTGGTGATTCCACGCAAGCACATCGCCTCGTTGGCGGACGTCAGCCCGGCGGACGAAGCCATCATGGGGCATATGGTCACGCGCATTCCCGAAATCGCGCGCAATCAAGGCCTTGAACGCGGTTTTCGCACGGTCGTCAACACCGGGCCCGAAGGCGGCCAAGAGGTCTACCACATTCACTTTCACATTCTCGGTGGTCGCCAAATGGCGGCCCTGTCTTAA
- a CDS encoding phosphoribosyl-ATP diphosphatase, with product MNDALIQLQSVLDSRRHGDPESSYVASLHHKGLNKILEKVGEEGTEFILACKDDDKVNAIYEAADLWFHSLVALSHMGLSAQDVTQELERRFAQSGLTEKANRSPT from the coding sequence ATGAACGACGCACTGATCCAGCTGCAAAGCGTCCTCGACAGCCGCCGCCACGGCGACCCCGAATCCAGCTACGTTGCCAGCTTGCACCACAAAGGACTGAACAAGATCCTGGAAAAGGTCGGCGAGGAAGGCACCGAGTTTATTTTGGCCTGCAAAGACGACGACAAAGTCAACGCTATATACGAAGCGGCGGATCTTTGGTTTCATTCTTTGGTGGCATTGAGTCACATGGGGTTATCGGCGCAGGATGTAACCCAAGAATTAGAGCGACGTTTTGCCCAAAGTGGGTTAACGGAAAAAGCCAACCGGAGCCCGACATGA
- the hisI gene encoding phosphoribosyl-AMP cyclohydrolase, with protein sequence MNLDTLAWNADGLMPAIAQDASTGEVLMMAWMNRESLRLTLEQGVAVYFSRSRQALWRKGETSGHTQTVKSVQADCDRDALLLLVHQHGVACHTGRRGCFYFQLDADGEREMTTPQLTHEQMYGGGE encoded by the coding sequence ATGAACCTAGACACCCTGGCATGGAATGCCGACGGGCTGATGCCGGCCATCGCCCAGGACGCTAGCACCGGCGAAGTCCTCATGATGGCGTGGATGAACCGCGAGTCATTGCGTTTGACCTTGGAACAAGGCGTTGCCGTTTACTTTTCGCGATCCCGCCAGGCGCTATGGCGCAAAGGTGAAACCAGCGGACATACTCAGACCGTTAAAAGCGTCCAGGCCGATTGCGACCGTGATGCCCTGCTCTTGCTAGTCCACCAACACGGCGTGGCCTGTCATACCGGCCGTCGTGGCTGCTTCTATTTCCAGCTTGATGCCGACGGCGAACGTGAAATGACCACACCCCAGCTGACACACGAACAAATGTACGGAGGCGGCGAATGA